The following are from one region of the Stigmatella ashevillena genome:
- a CDS encoding cell-cell cohesion protein MtsF yields MTRLLWLLPLVLLSLTACSSGGENTPDAGDPALADECNSPEDALNKPQCELSVEGEGQVLEAYLSTAGDEDWYSVRIPATAGPRTLVQVTAGYAVQSTAVNLSVNLLREDGAASLIKGVDKHGQGAPRPVEFIVPFGEPNARLLILLKDEPNVVNRPNFDARSPYFVRVKVLENPDLFEPNDTPAQATPLTFVPEAGKETGRAVGYLGTKGDVDYFSFTAPAKKVLYVRVSAPELTPPPAYRLSYELVRPNGTAEAQDQVPNTSIAAELATARRVKDAGQWLVKVKGYQAVTDPNTPPGDVRQAYTVEVQLMDEADAQDINGDNDLRERATVKAFGPYSGSAQTLSFAGRLGSVPDVDWYAVDVPAYVKSGVPQPSLLHYRFTPGSGGGRFTPLPGFLDRQLLVFTQVTKGTTLADQRVACATDVTVCPKGYAEKAEGQGLVEAYCGAGTAALCVHSSRQEDPQRFATLRNFEGAIPVPPGTQTVRYFFLVEDASNDWADDRDYTLSVTWVEDADESDRYAGGNQEQPTALTLANDPTGNTFPAPPASATVMSGVLSHGYGRLQPGDRLTGRGARGPGDYDAVPTDVDSYILTIPGGQAQPQDRTWELQWTVQNLADGGIPPHGLALDLTFCDGDRLDGGACTPVSRGSRNSPLTLAYRGDALRAWHSPSGSTSGLQPLYSKTVSGNATVFTVLPYACSCLEPRFVRGGTLRVDVSATERETYDRLNYSVRTAYTDYPKSYAVDGGTSLCPAPQQDGGTPLPDGGTTPITWTRGCQFTLQP; encoded by the coding sequence ATGACCCGTCTTCTCTGGCTGCTGCCGCTCGTGCTGCTCTCGCTGACTGCTTGCTCATCGGGGGGAGAAAACACCCCGGATGCGGGAGACCCCGCGCTCGCGGATGAGTGCAACAGCCCAGAGGATGCCCTCAACAAGCCGCAGTGCGAGCTGTCCGTGGAAGGAGAGGGTCAGGTGCTGGAGGCCTACCTGTCCACCGCCGGCGATGAGGACTGGTACAGCGTGCGCATCCCCGCGACGGCGGGACCTCGCACGCTGGTGCAGGTCACTGCGGGCTACGCGGTGCAGAGCACGGCGGTGAACCTCTCGGTGAACCTCCTGCGGGAGGATGGCGCGGCTTCCTTGATCAAGGGCGTGGACAAGCATGGCCAGGGAGCCCCTCGGCCGGTGGAGTTCATCGTTCCCTTCGGAGAGCCCAATGCGCGGCTCCTGATCTTGCTGAAGGATGAGCCCAATGTGGTCAACCGGCCCAACTTCGATGCGCGCTCTCCCTACTTCGTGCGGGTGAAGGTGCTGGAGAACCCGGACCTCTTCGAGCCCAACGACACGCCGGCGCAGGCCACGCCCCTCACCTTCGTGCCGGAGGCGGGCAAGGAGACCGGCCGGGCCGTGGGCTACCTGGGCACCAAGGGGGACGTGGACTATTTCTCCTTCACGGCCCCCGCCAAGAAGGTGCTCTACGTGCGGGTGTCCGCACCGGAGCTGACGCCGCCTCCCGCCTACCGTCTCTCCTATGAACTGGTACGGCCCAACGGCACGGCCGAGGCCCAGGATCAGGTACCCAACACCTCGATCGCCGCGGAGCTGGCGACCGCGCGCCGGGTGAAGGACGCGGGCCAGTGGTTGGTGAAGGTGAAGGGCTACCAAGCCGTGACGGATCCGAACACGCCGCCCGGGGATGTGCGCCAGGCGTACACGGTGGAAGTCCAGTTGATGGACGAGGCGGATGCGCAGGACATCAACGGTGACAATGATCTCCGGGAGCGGGCCACGGTGAAGGCGTTCGGGCCGTATTCCGGCTCGGCCCAGACGCTGTCCTTCGCGGGCCGTCTCGGCTCGGTCCCCGACGTGGACTGGTACGCGGTGGACGTGCCCGCTTACGTGAAGAGTGGCGTCCCCCAGCCTTCCCTGCTGCACTACCGCTTCACGCCGGGCTCTGGCGGAGGCCGCTTCACCCCCCTGCCGGGATTCCTCGACCGGCAGTTGCTCGTTTTCACCCAGGTGACCAAGGGGACGACCCTCGCGGACCAGCGCGTCGCCTGCGCCACGGACGTGACGGTGTGTCCCAAGGGGTATGCGGAGAAGGCCGAGGGGCAGGGGCTGGTGGAGGCCTACTGCGGAGCGGGCACCGCGGCGCTGTGCGTCCACTCGTCGCGCCAGGAGGATCCCCAGCGCTTCGCCACCCTGCGCAACTTCGAGGGAGCCATTCCGGTGCCGCCCGGCACGCAGACGGTGCGGTACTTCTTCCTCGTCGAGGACGCCTCCAATGACTGGGCGGATGACCGGGACTACACCCTGTCGGTGACCTGGGTGGAGGACGCGGACGAGTCAGACCGTTACGCAGGCGGCAACCAGGAGCAGCCCACCGCCCTGACGCTGGCCAATGATCCCACGGGCAATACGTTCCCCGCGCCTCCCGCTTCCGCCACGGTGATGAGCGGGGTGCTCTCGCATGGCTATGGCCGCCTCCAGCCGGGGGACCGGCTCACGGGCCGGGGGGCGCGCGGCCCTGGGGACTACGATGCGGTCCCCACGGACGTGGACAGCTACATCCTCACCATTCCAGGAGGGCAGGCGCAGCCCCAGGACCGCACCTGGGAACTGCAGTGGACGGTGCAGAACCTGGCGGACGGTGGCATTCCGCCGCATGGGCTCGCGCTGGACCTGACCTTTTGCGATGGGGACCGCCTGGACGGAGGGGCCTGCACGCCGGTGAGCCGGGGCAGCCGCAACTCCCCGCTGACGCTGGCCTACCGGGGGGACGCGCTGCGCGCCTGGCACTCCCCCAGCGGGAGCACCAGTGGCTTGCAGCCGCTCTACTCGAAGACGGTGTCGGGCAACGCCACGGTCTTCACCGTGTTGCCGTATGCGTGCTCCTGCCTGGAGCCGCGCTTCGTCCGGGGGGGCACCCTCCGCGTGGATGTCTCCGCCACCGAGCGGGAGACCTACGATCGGCTGAACTACTCGGTGCGCACCGCTTACACCGATTACCCGAAGAGCTACGCCGTGGATGGCGGCACGAGCCTCTGCCCGGCGCCGCAGCAGGACGGGGGCACGCCCCTTCCGGATGGCGGCACCACGCCCATCACCTGGACGCGGGGCTGTCAGTTCACCCTTCAGCCTTGA
- the mtsD gene encoding cell-cell cohesion protein MtsD, whose translation MHPHPRMLMAAGLLASLLASCTDTLVEPLVQEQSLLDDRLTLTGRVCTAPANPSGFPVKVVLVIDQSGSMCVSDPPGSQGVEGFCEQVDDILLPPGVLEPARVRALKRLVNQFRQQPNVQISIVPFETNVKNVWPPATTGNRFARPDASLDTYIRGLQSQLGKGTDYQGAVGYAYSLIASDINAVSANNPEVLPRTRYVVVFLTDGTPYPRCSANDNLSAYATPDSPDLTWADSSSAGDFCNLLDPDSPDSIEEFQPGTDRNQNYQLFSYVRRLMELKDQYNVGDIRMHTVLLFNQQAVQLCGPICQDIYGTYPGTPPAQYPQAAKKVAAWLLARFAEIGNGVYQEFNDTGEINNMGLGALDYSSFASRNVLKTLMVRSLSSIPGEAGRELDTDGDGLGDLVDNTFTLQTNAYVPDSDGDCLDDAFEARRQDQGFKPGNDLDARGCDPTSPLTRGCVCRDTDGDGLSQFAEAYLKTRDGIVDSDGDGVPDGIESRYGLDPLSANVSGLDTDGDGIPDGDELRSESDPTRRDRAFYERFGYQYGVKIAEKRDNGSTCYDFTVSNLQMVTPPNRSGVQQGYNLFKVWFAEAPESGVATDYGVWRTACAWAQYAPPGLRVPLGPSLALEDGNFRRPQDLDEMSEYMQRCVGDGPGAAP comes from the coding sequence ATGCACCCCCATCCTCGGATGCTGATGGCCGCGGGCCTTCTGGCCTCTCTCCTGGCGTCCTGCACTGACACCCTCGTCGAGCCGCTCGTCCAGGAGCAGTCCCTGCTGGACGACCGGCTCACGCTCACGGGCCGCGTCTGCACGGCACCCGCCAACCCCAGCGGGTTTCCGGTGAAGGTGGTGCTCGTCATCGACCAGTCCGGCAGCATGTGTGTGTCGGATCCGCCGGGCTCTCAGGGCGTGGAGGGCTTCTGTGAGCAGGTGGATGACATCCTCCTGCCGCCGGGCGTCCTCGAGCCCGCGCGTGTCCGGGCGCTGAAGCGGCTGGTGAACCAGTTCCGCCAGCAGCCCAACGTGCAGATCTCCATCGTGCCGTTCGAGACCAACGTGAAGAACGTCTGGCCTCCGGCCACCACCGGCAACCGTTTCGCGCGGCCGGATGCCTCGCTGGACACCTACATTCGGGGCCTCCAGAGCCAGCTCGGCAAGGGCACCGACTACCAGGGCGCTGTCGGCTACGCCTACAGCCTCATCGCCAGCGACATCAACGCCGTGTCGGCGAACAACCCCGAGGTGCTGCCGCGCACCCGCTACGTGGTGGTGTTCCTCACGGATGGCACGCCGTACCCGCGCTGCTCGGCCAATGACAACCTCTCCGCCTATGCCACGCCGGACTCGCCGGACCTGACGTGGGCGGACTCCTCGAGCGCGGGGGACTTCTGCAACCTGCTGGATCCGGACTCTCCCGACAGCATCGAGGAGTTCCAACCCGGCACGGACCGCAACCAGAACTACCAGCTCTTCAGCTACGTGCGGCGGTTGATGGAGCTGAAGGACCAGTACAACGTGGGCGACATCCGCATGCACACCGTGCTGCTCTTCAACCAGCAGGCGGTGCAGCTCTGCGGCCCCATCTGCCAGGACATCTACGGCACGTACCCCGGCACACCGCCCGCGCAGTATCCGCAGGCGGCCAAGAAGGTGGCCGCGTGGCTGCTGGCGCGCTTCGCGGAGATTGGCAACGGCGTGTACCAGGAGTTCAACGACACGGGGGAGATCAACAACATGGGCCTGGGGGCGCTGGACTATTCATCCTTCGCGTCCCGCAACGTGCTCAAGACGCTGATGGTGAGATCGCTCAGCTCCATCCCCGGTGAGGCGGGGCGAGAGCTGGACACGGACGGGGATGGGCTGGGGGACCTGGTGGACAACACCTTCACTCTGCAGACCAATGCCTACGTCCCGGACAGCGATGGGGATTGCTTGGACGACGCCTTCGAAGCGCGCCGGCAGGACCAAGGCTTCAAGCCCGGCAACGATCTGGACGCGCGGGGGTGCGACCCCACCTCTCCCCTGACGCGGGGTTGTGTCTGCCGCGACACGGACGGCGATGGCCTGTCCCAGTTCGCCGAGGCCTACCTGAAGACACGCGATGGCATCGTGGACAGCGACGGAGACGGCGTGCCCGATGGCATCGAGTCGCGCTATGGGTTGGATCCGCTCTCCGCGAACGTGTCCGGCCTCGACACGGATGGAGATGGAATCCCCGACGGGGATGAGCTGCGCTCGGAGTCGGACCCGACGCGGCGGGACCGGGCCTTCTACGAGCGCTTCGGCTACCAGTACGGGGTGAAGATCGCCGAGAAGCGCGACAACGGCAGCACCTGCTACGACTTCACCGTGTCCAACTTGCAGATGGTGACGCCGCCCAACCGCTCCGGGGTGCAGCAGGGCTACAACCTCTTCAAGGTGTGGTTCGCCGAGGCCCCGGAGAGCGGTGTGGCCACGGACTACGGGGTGTGGCGCACGGCCTGTGCCTGGGCGCAGTATGCGCCGCCGGGCCTGCGCGTGCCGCTGGGGCCTTCGCTGGCGCTGGAGGACGGGAACTTCCGCAGGCCGCAGGACCTCGACGAGATGAGTGAATACATGCAGCGGTGTGTGGGAGACGGGCCCGGGGCGGCGCCGTGA
- a CDS encoding calcium-binding protein, with protein MRTLSMWARLLAPLLLLTCSDAGLYALDGRGPSGKDRADFSGQTCIPLASGDAFPVKIVFAVQGGEGVPSEVVGYITDALNTVSSRFSGSFARFALVGFHTVATGFQGSFADAATFQTALPRYASYQETGPVSLRAPLRLAKSLLSGDMQTSCRGEVARTRYIVVLVVASEDLSCQNPAFNVGIDSRCAQLKPNNEACNQCELTAVTGELKALAQQFGAGEVVVQPIYVRPGAADPATRDQIAAIANAGGTEAIETEPVALRDVIGTLNYSSLQTSLVLKRFLAFNRNVQVRAGEVLTDSDGDGVADQDELALGLDPTNPDSDGDGLMDGIELRMGLNPQPGNVDIIPGCSVALDDDGDRLNTCEERVLGTDPCMGDSDGDGLPDLVEALSRTNPLVPEDLLDTDRDGIPNIQEVEARGDPLSADIAFHTERGYGYSLEPSEPTVDGRACYQVRAENITVVPTLQRPHPFIPGRSIAAGTNDIYLYLQVGRDNDPRGAGIGALFIQSVGYSEKEGRTPVLNPPFIPEDFVLGN; from the coding sequence ATGCGCACCCTTTCGATGTGGGCCCGGCTCCTGGCGCCGCTGCTGTTGCTCACCTGCTCCGACGCAGGGCTGTACGCCTTGGACGGGCGCGGGCCCAGCGGCAAGGACCGGGCGGACTTCTCCGGGCAGACCTGTATCCCGCTGGCCAGCGGCGATGCCTTTCCGGTGAAGATTGTCTTCGCTGTCCAGGGCGGGGAGGGCGTTCCCTCGGAGGTGGTGGGCTACATCACCGACGCGCTCAACACGGTCAGCAGCCGCTTCTCCGGCTCCTTCGCCCGGTTCGCCCTGGTGGGCTTCCACACCGTGGCCACCGGCTTCCAGGGAAGCTTCGCGGACGCGGCCACCTTCCAGACCGCGCTGCCACGCTACGCCAGCTACCAGGAGACGGGGCCGGTGAGCCTGCGCGCCCCCCTGCGGCTGGCCAAGAGCCTGCTGTCCGGGGACATGCAGACCTCCTGCCGCGGCGAGGTGGCTCGCACCCGCTACATCGTCGTCCTGGTGGTGGCCAGCGAGGACCTGAGCTGCCAGAACCCCGCCTTCAACGTGGGCATCGACTCGCGCTGCGCGCAGCTGAAGCCCAACAACGAGGCGTGCAATCAGTGCGAGCTGACGGCCGTCACCGGTGAGCTCAAGGCGCTGGCCCAGCAGTTCGGCGCGGGCGAGGTGGTGGTCCAGCCCATCTACGTGCGCCCTGGGGCTGCGGACCCCGCCACCCGGGACCAGATTGCCGCCATCGCCAACGCGGGGGGTACCGAGGCCATTGAGACCGAGCCGGTGGCACTGCGCGATGTGATTGGCACCCTCAACTATTCCTCCCTCCAGACATCGCTCGTCCTCAAGCGCTTCCTGGCCTTCAACCGCAACGTCCAGGTGCGTGCCGGCGAGGTGCTCACCGACAGCGACGGCGACGGCGTGGCGGACCAGGACGAGCTGGCGCTGGGGCTGGACCCCACGAATCCGGACTCCGATGGGGATGGCCTCATGGATGGAATCGAGCTGCGCATGGGCCTCAATCCCCAGCCGGGCAACGTGGACATCATCCCCGGCTGCAGCGTCGCGCTGGACGATGATGGCGACCGGCTCAACACCTGCGAGGAGCGTGTGCTGGGCACCGATCCATGCATGGGCGACAGCGATGGGGATGGGCTGCCGGACCTGGTGGAGGCGCTCTCGCGCACCAACCCCCTCGTCCCCGAGGACCTGCTGGACACCGACCGGGACGGCATTCCCAACATCCAGGAGGTGGAGGCCCGGGGAGATCCGCTCAGCGCCGACATCGCCTTCCACACCGAGCGCGGTTACGGCTATTCGCTCGAGCCCTCGGAGCCCACCGTGGATGGCCGGGCGTGCTACCAGGTGCGCGCCGAGAACATCACCGTGGTGCCCACCCTGCAGCGTCCCCACCCGTTCATCCCCGGGCGCTCCATCGCCGCGGGCACCAACGACATCTACCTCTACCTCCAGGTGGGCCGGGACAATGATCCGCGGGGCGCGGGAATCGGTGCCCTCTTCATCCAGTCCGTCGGTTACTCCGAGAAGGAGGGGAGGACGCCGGTGCTCAATCCTCCCTTCATTCCGGAGGACTTCGTCCTGGGGAACTGA
- a CDS encoding VWA domain-containing protein: MRRAGLAVVLVGLGLAVVAACTDAYLYDERRDEQLPVDRAVAFEGRFCTVGTNEVVRPIKIIVAMDASQSMNVSDPDGARATALISLLDSLPDDPEVYVAVVLFAGSTTAYLTQSGTPPVDGFVQVASLTATQKLNMRRTLLNFQNPDNSPNRDSTDFVKPLADIYSLINTDIALSRTTPGGSQSLAQARYSLIFLSDGRPSNDQDDELLQGDAVVRIRQLKDLVEDVRVNTVHVFNPTQPVSSVCDLTGDGGCPLLLINQNADRLEKMAALGGGNFRDFRNNEPINFLNFQFGQARRAFQVKELIASNFNAPPGSPLGLADTDGDGLTDAEEAEVGTSPTRVDTDGDGFSDGVEVRFARQGVDFNPIQVAYPDGGGLDPGCPPPLRALDSDCDGLLDCDEQFIGTNANVVDSDRDGVPDGIEWRGGTQGASNDLDEDPDNDGLSSRAELRLHTSPLEMDTAHLSVDGYRYEMKAEGPPDELGRQCYTFRVDNVLLAPTLAEYSDGGVDGGGELLPDGGLPVVRGAGYNSLYLSVAMVPADDPTARTLTRAFRYDFARYPIGGIKSPVDGVIRVNPENFVEGCPGRPESTPSSP, encoded by the coding sequence ATGAGAAGGGCGGGCTTGGCGGTGGTGTTGGTGGGACTGGGGCTGGCGGTGGTGGCCGCCTGCACCGATGCCTACCTCTATGACGAGCGTCGGGATGAGCAGCTTCCGGTGGACCGGGCCGTGGCCTTCGAGGGCCGCTTCTGCACGGTCGGCACCAACGAGGTGGTGCGCCCCATCAAGATCATCGTCGCCATGGATGCCAGTCAGTCCATGAACGTGAGCGATCCGGATGGCGCGCGCGCCACGGCGCTCATCTCTCTGCTGGACAGCCTTCCGGATGATCCCGAGGTCTACGTCGCGGTAGTGCTCTTCGCGGGCAGCACCACGGCCTACCTCACCCAATCCGGCACGCCTCCGGTGGACGGCTTCGTACAGGTGGCCAGCCTCACCGCCACCCAGAAGCTCAACATGCGCAGGACGCTGCTCAACTTCCAGAACCCGGACAACTCTCCGAACCGGGACTCGACGGACTTCGTCAAGCCCCTGGCGGACATCTACTCGCTCATCAACACGGACATCGCCCTGAGCCGCACCACCCCGGGAGGCTCTCAGTCCCTGGCCCAGGCGCGCTACTCGCTCATCTTCCTGTCGGATGGCCGACCCAGCAACGACCAGGACGACGAGCTGCTCCAGGGCGATGCGGTGGTGCGCATCCGCCAGCTGAAGGACCTGGTGGAGGACGTCCGCGTCAACACGGTGCACGTCTTCAACCCCACGCAACCAGTCAGTTCGGTGTGTGACTTGACGGGGGATGGCGGCTGCCCGCTGCTGCTCATCAACCAGAACGCGGACCGCCTGGAGAAGATGGCGGCGCTGGGGGGAGGCAACTTCCGCGACTTCCGCAACAACGAGCCCATCAACTTCCTGAACTTCCAGTTCGGTCAGGCCCGGCGCGCCTTTCAAGTGAAGGAGCTGATCGCCTCCAACTTCAACGCTCCGCCGGGCAGTCCCCTGGGTCTGGCCGATACGGACGGGGATGGGCTCACCGATGCGGAAGAGGCGGAGGTGGGCACCAGTCCCACGCGCGTGGACACGGATGGGGATGGCTTCAGCGATGGGGTGGAGGTGCGCTTCGCCCGCCAGGGGGTGGACTTCAATCCCATCCAGGTGGCGTATCCGGACGGAGGCGGCCTGGATCCCGGCTGCCCACCCCCCCTGCGGGCTTTGGACTCGGACTGTGATGGGCTCCTGGACTGCGACGAGCAGTTCATCGGCACCAACGCGAACGTGGTGGACAGTGACCGGGATGGCGTTCCGGACGGCATCGAGTGGCGCGGAGGGACCCAGGGCGCCAGCAACGACCTGGACGAGGACCCGGACAACGATGGGCTCTCCAGCCGGGCGGAACTGCGGCTGCACACGAGCCCGCTGGAGATGGACACCGCGCACCTGTCCGTGGATGGCTACCGCTACGAGATGAAAGCGGAGGGGCCGCCCGATGAGCTGGGGCGCCAGTGCTACACCTTCCGGGTGGACAACGTGCTGCTGGCCCCGACCCTGGCGGAGTACAGCGACGGCGGGGTGGACGGCGGGGGAGAACTGCTCCCGGATGGGGGCCTGCCGGTGGTGCGCGGCGCGGGCTACAACAGCCTCTACCTCTCCGTGGCGATGGTTCCCGCGGATGACCCCACCGCGCGCACCCTCACCCGCGCCTTCCGTTATGACTTCGCGCGCTATCCCATCGGGGGCATCAAATCCCCCGTGGATGGTGTCATCCGTGTCAACCCAGAAAACTTCGTCGAGGGGTGCCCGGGCCGTCCAGAGTCCACCCCTTCGTCGCCCTGA
- the mtsC gene encoding cell-cell cohesion MYXO-CTERM protein MtsC yields the protein MTFSRIASVLTLGTFFFLAPSARAQTNSVDNPECLGSRCGKPQEVGGGGGCGGGCSVWVAYTDDGVTLSYTDDADGDGKADDRDNCPFASNREQTDTDGDGVGDACDNCSGLANFQQRDADGDGQGDDCDADADGDNVANAQDNCPLVPNKDQSDLDQDTGRTDIDAANRGGDVCDRDDDNDGIADGEDNCPRVANPDQKMPADATQCRVDTDGDNISDNGDNCPGLANPNQKDTDRDGQGDVCDADVDDDGVLNKGADGKLLDNCPEVANRDQADDDGDGVGDVCDTRYCVVVDKSNPDDCLDPRGPFTVSGGGRLSLKKGENLRLPLFANRNGASIEYTWTVQQRPSGSKAVIDNPTGAVTNSRHWQYAYVDGHLPSFTADADGEYDIQVQARLAFADRAYPDQRTSISSLKLSVGDGNGSSCAALPGSAGGVALGATVLGLLLRRRRREE from the coding sequence ATGACATTCAGCCGCATTGCTTCGGTCCTGACCCTCGGGACCTTCTTCTTCCTGGCCCCCAGTGCGCGGGCCCAGACGAACTCCGTGGACAACCCGGAGTGTCTTGGCAGCCGGTGTGGCAAGCCCCAGGAGGTCGGCGGCGGCGGCGGCTGTGGCGGCGGCTGCTCGGTATGGGTGGCCTACACGGACGATGGCGTGACGCTGTCCTACACCGACGACGCCGATGGGGACGGCAAGGCGGATGACCGCGACAACTGCCCCTTCGCCTCCAACCGCGAGCAGACGGACACGGACGGCGATGGCGTGGGCGATGCGTGCGACAACTGCTCGGGGCTCGCCAACTTCCAGCAGCGCGACGCGGACGGCGATGGCCAGGGCGACGACTGTGACGCCGATGCGGACGGGGACAACGTGGCCAACGCGCAGGACAACTGCCCGCTGGTGCCCAACAAGGACCAGAGCGATCTGGACCAGGACACGGGCCGCACGGACATTGATGCGGCGAACCGGGGCGGGGATGTGTGCGACCGGGACGATGACAACGACGGCATCGCCGATGGCGAGGACAACTGCCCCCGCGTCGCCAACCCGGACCAGAAGATGCCCGCGGACGCCACCCAGTGCCGCGTGGACACGGACGGGGACAACATCTCCGACAACGGCGACAACTGCCCGGGTCTGGCCAACCCGAACCAGAAGGACACGGACCGGGATGGCCAAGGGGACGTGTGCGACGCAGACGTCGACGATGACGGCGTGCTGAACAAGGGCGCGGACGGCAAGCTCCTGGACAACTGCCCCGAGGTGGCCAACCGCGATCAGGCGGACGACGACGGCGACGGCGTGGGGGATGTGTGCGACACGCGCTACTGCGTCGTGGTGGACAAGAGCAACCCGGATGACTGCTTGGATCCGCGTGGCCCCTTCACCGTCTCTGGCGGTGGCCGGCTCAGCCTGAAGAAGGGTGAGAACCTGCGGCTGCCCCTGTTCGCCAACCGCAATGGGGCCTCCATCGAGTACACTTGGACGGTGCAGCAGCGCCCCTCGGGCTCCAAGGCCGTCATTGACAACCCGACGGGCGCGGTGACCAACAGCCGCCACTGGCAGTATGCCTACGTCGATGGCCACCTCCCCAGCTTCACCGCGGACGCGGACGGAGAGTATGACATCCAGGTGCAGGCCCGGCTGGCCTTCGCGGACCGGGCCTACCCGGATCAGCGCACCTCCATCTCCAGCCTCAAGCTGTCGGTGGGCGACGGCAACGGCAGCAGCTGCGCGGCCCTTCCGGGCTCCGCGGGAGGCGTGGCGCTGGGCGCCACAGTGCTCGGCCTCTTGCTGCGCCGCCGCCGCCGTGAGGAGTAG
- a CDS encoding acyltransferase family protein yields MPSPQRPSLRALTGVRFLAALHVVAFHYAPREGLPAWLDRLLSAGSHSVTLFFILSGFILAYSHLGAQEAPKVERCAFWAARFARVYPVYALGLVLMAPPWIDGVRRSMGGLQAEAIWELFTVGLSAITLTQAWGPGVACVWNCPGWSLSVEAFFYLLFPVLCLPLVHARPRGLWRAAAATLGGTATIVLLWLWVEGWRATSPAPPFGPDTWLKVAAYNPLLRLPQFLLGIVLGRLFCLRVKQGQGAGLAAPAQTWVAAGATLVLFAAPMSGAALAFRDLALMPTFSLLIWGLAYGGGSLAWLLGRSWAVRWGEASYGLYILHNPLYFYLRLADHRWGPRLAGSSPGLFFAIYVALSVLASVGVFLWLEEPARRWLRTRMISAACPPPLPRLPPDPPGLPVP; encoded by the coding sequence ATGCCTTCTCCTCAGCGCCCCTCCTTGCGAGCCCTCACGGGAGTCCGCTTCCTCGCGGCCCTGCACGTGGTGGCCTTTCACTACGCCCCCCGGGAGGGGCTCCCCGCGTGGCTCGATCGCCTGCTGAGCGCGGGCTCGCACAGCGTCACGCTGTTCTTCATCCTGTCTGGGTTCATCCTGGCGTACAGCCATCTGGGCGCCCAGGAAGCGCCCAAGGTGGAGCGCTGCGCCTTCTGGGCCGCCCGCTTCGCCCGCGTGTACCCGGTCTACGCGCTGGGGCTGGTGTTGATGGCCCCTCCGTGGATCGACGGCGTGCGCCGCAGCATGGGGGGTCTGCAAGCCGAGGCGATCTGGGAACTCTTCACGGTGGGCCTGTCTGCCATCACCCTCACACAAGCCTGGGGGCCTGGGGTGGCCTGCGTCTGGAATTGCCCGGGCTGGTCCCTGTCCGTTGAAGCCTTCTTCTACCTGCTCTTCCCCGTGCTCTGCCTGCCCCTGGTCCACGCCAGGCCCCGCGGCCTGTGGCGCGCCGCGGCGGCCACGCTGGGTGGCACGGCGACCATCGTCCTGCTGTGGCTCTGGGTGGAGGGGTGGCGCGCCACGAGCCCGGCGCCGCCTTTTGGCCCGGACACGTGGCTCAAGGTGGCGGCGTACAACCCCCTCCTCCGGCTGCCGCAGTTCCTCCTCGGCATCGTGCTGGGCCGACTCTTCTGCCTGCGCGTGAAGCAAGGCCAGGGAGCAGGGCTCGCGGCCCCCGCGCAGACCTGGGTGGCGGCGGGAGCCACTCTGGTGCTCTTCGCCGCGCCGATGTCCGGAGCCGCTCTGGCATTCAGGGACCTGGCGCTGATGCCCACCTTCTCGCTGCTCATCTGGGGGCTGGCCTATGGAGGGGGCTCGCTGGCCTGGCTGCTGGGACGCTCCTGGGCCGTGCGATGGGGCGAGGCCAGCTACGGGCTCTACATCCTCCACAACCCCCTCTACTTCTACCTCCGGCTGGCGGACCACCGGTGGGGCCCGAGGCTCGCGGGTTCCTCTCCCGGGCTCTTCTTCGCCATCTACGTGGCCCTCTCGGTCCTTGCCTCGGTGGGGGTCTTCCTCTGGCTGGAGGAGCCTGCCCGGCGCTGGCTGCGCACCCGGATGATCTCCGCCGCCTGCCCGCCTCCCCTTCCACGTCTCCCGCCTGACCCGCCGGGGCTTCCCGTGCCATGA